The following coding sequences are from one Brienomyrus brachyistius isolate T26 chromosome 2, BBRACH_0.4, whole genome shotgun sequence window:
- the zbtb26 gene encoding zinc finger and BTB domain-containing protein 26 has product MAQSPVILQFCFSTFGDSMLQKMNALRRQSRFCDVTVRINELEVPGHKVVFAAGSPFLRDQFFLQDSREVQISMLQKAEVGRRLLLSCYTGTLEFPELELVNYLTVASFLQMGHVVERCTEALNKFIKPREAAEERAVTQDGRRDLAAAEAEKKEEEVEEVDDDDDDDDDDDDDVIIQPCSPPSRQTRDRSEGEESPITIVKVESVCDRVTDMPSSLQGRFPASGSAPPLHTPEPQHSLINSTVDTRAGEMAAPPLQGYTLSPAGGPAGKGSLGGHLRSVDKALQWYHQCPKCARVFRQLENYANHLKMHKLFMCLLCGKTFTQKGNLHRHMRVHAGIKPFQCKICGKTFTQKCSLLDHLNLHSGDKPHRCNYCDMVFAHKPVLRKHLKQIHGKNSFDNAHERSLQEGSSDFEYGRLQECGSDSKPLLMEDPM; this is encoded by the coding sequence ATGGCCCAGAGCCCGGTTATCCTGCAGTTTTGCTTCTCCACCTTCGGGGATTCCATGCTGCAGAAGATGAACGCGCTACGCCGGCAGAGTCGGTTCTGCGACGTGACGGTCCGCATCAACGAGCTGGAGGTGCCCGGCCACAAGGTGGTGTTCGCCGCTGGCTCACCCTTCCTCCGCGACCAGTTCTTCCTACAGGACTCACGGGAGGTGCAGATCTCCATGCTGCAGAAGGCGGAGGTGGGCCGGCGTCTGCTGCTGTCCTGCTACACCGGCACACTGGAGTTCCCCGAGCTGGAGCTGGTCAACTACCTGACGGTGGCCAGCTTCCTGCAGATGGGTCACGTCGTGGAGCGGTGCACTGAGGCTCTAAACAAATTCATCAAGCCCCGCGAGGCTGCGGAGGAGCGCGCCGTCACACAGGACGGCCGGCGGGACCTGGCGGCGGCCGAGGCGGagaagaaggaggaagaggtggaggaggtggatgatgatgacgatgatgatgatgacgacgatgatgaCGTGATAATCCAGCCATGTTCGCCGCCCTCGAGGCAGACCCGCGATCGCAGCGAGGGCGAAGAGAGTCCCATCACCATCGTGAAGGTGGAGTCTGTGTGCGACCGTGTGACGGACATGCCCAGCAGCCTACAGGGTCGCTTCCCCGCCTCTGGCTCCGCCCCTCCACTGCACACGCCTGAACCTCAACACTCGCTCATCAACTCCACCGTTGACACGCGGGCGGGTGAGATGGCAGCGCCACCCCTTCAGGGCTACACCCTGAGCCCCGCTGGGGGTCCGGCGGGGAAGGGCTCCCTGGGAGGGCACCTGCGCAGTGTAGACAAGGCCCTGCAGTGGTACCACCAGTGCCCCAAATGTGCCCGCGTCTTCCGTCAGCTGGAGAACTACGCCAACCACCTGAAGATGCACAAGCTCTTCATGTGCCTGCTCTGCGGCAAGACTTTCACCCAGAAGGGCAACTTGCACCGGCACATGCGCGTCCACGCCGGCATCAAGCCCTTCCAGTGCAAGATCTGCGGCAAGACCTTCACCCAAAAGTGCTCACTGCTGGACCACCTCAACCTGCACAGCGGTGACAAGCCCCACCGCTGTAACTACTGTGACATGGTGTTCGCCCACAAGCCAGTCTTGCGCAAGCACCTCAAGCAGATCCACGGCAAGAACAGCTTCGACAACGCTCACGAGCGCAGCCTCCAGGAAGGTTCCAGCGACTTCGAGTACGGCCGGCTCCAGGAATGTGGTTCTGACAGCAAACCCCTGCTGATGGAGGACCCCATGTAG